The genomic DNA CGAGGACGCCCAGCGGTCGGCCATCACGACGGCACTGCGCCGTGCCCGGGTTCACCCGAACGAGGTCGGCTACGTGGAGGCGCACGGCACGGGGACGCCGGTCGGAGACCCCGTTGAGCTGCGCGCCCTCGCCGGCGCGCTCGCGTCCGACCGACCCGCCACCGAGCCGCTGATCGTCGGATCGGTCAAGACCAACATCGGCCACCTCGAGGCCGGCGCGGGCGTGGCCGGACTGATCAAGGCCGCACTGGTCCTCCAACACGGTCACATCCCCGCCAACCTGCACTTCAACAACCCCACCAGCGTCTTCGCCGAACTGAACGTCGACGTCCCGCGGTCGGGTCGCCCGTTCCCGGTCGGCGAGCGACGGATCGCTGGGGTCAATTCGTTCGGCTTCGGCGGTACCAACGCCCACGTCGTCCTCGCCGAACCCCCGACCCGTCAGCCGCAGCAGCCCGACGACCCCGGTCGGCAGTCCGCACCGACGGTCCTGCCGATCTCGGCGCGCAGCGAGGACGCCCTCGTGGCCGTCGCGCAGCAGTTGGCCGACCACGTGCGCGCGCACCCCGACCTCACATTGGCCGACCTCGGCTACAACCTCAGCCAGCGGCGTTCCCACCTCACCTACCGCCGCGCCCTGATCGCCGACGGCATCGACGACGCGCTGGACCAACTCGACGCCATCGCCGCCGGCGGCGGGCACACCTCCGCGGGTAGAACGTCGGCGACCTCGCCCAAGCTGGCCTTCGTCTGCACGGGCATGGGTCCGCAGTGGTGGAAGATGTGCCGCGGTCTGCTCGACGTCTACCCCGTCTTCACCGAGACGGTCATCGCCTGCGACCGCGAGCTGTCGAAGTACGCCGACTGGTCGCTGCTGGAGGAACTCCGGCGCGACGAGGCCGACTCCCGCATGGGTGACACCGAGATCGCCCAACCCGCCAACTTCGCCATCCAGGTCGCATTGGCCGCGCAACTCCGCGAATTCGGCATCGTCCCCGACGCGGTCGTCGGGCACAGCGCAGGCGAGGTCGCCGCGCACCATCTCGCCGGTCTGCTGACCTTCGAGCAAGCCGTCCACGTGATCTACCACCGAAGCCGGCTGCAACAACGGACCAGCGGCCTTGGCCGCATGCTCGCCGTCGGCCTGAGTGCCGAAAGACTGCTTCGGACAGTCGATCCCGCCACGCACGCCGAGTTCGGTCAGCGCGTATCCGTGGCCGCGATCAACAGCCCGTTCGCGGTGACGATCGCCGGTGACGGAGACGTCCTCGACGAAATCGCCCGCCAGCTCGACGAAGCCGACGTGTTCAACCGGTACCTCCCCGTCGCGGTGCCGTACCACACGCACTACATGGACACCGTGAAGGACGACCTCCTCGAGGCGTTCGACGGACTGTCGTCTGCGACCGCGACCATCCCGCTGTACTCCACGGTCACCGGCGAGCAGCTCACCGACTATTCGGCCGGCGCGGCCTACTGGTGGCAGAACACCCGCGCCACAGTGCTCTTCGAGCCCGCCGCCCGTCGCATGCTCGAGGACGGCTACACCCACTTCGTCGAGCTGGGCCCCCACCCGGTGCTCGCGTCGTCCATTCACGAGATCGCCGGAACCCAGGCGGTATCGGTTCTCGCGACGCAGCGACGCAACGGAGACGACGACCGCAGCCTGCTCGAATGCGTTGGCGCGCTGCACGGCAACGGTCACGACCTCGCATGGGAGTCGCTCAACCCACGACGGGGGGCGAACCTGGTCAAGCTCCCCTCCTACCCGTGGCAGTCGAAGCGGTTCTGGAACGAACCGCCGGAGGCGGCACAGGACCTGCACTACGAACCCGTCCACCGGCTGCTCGGCCAATCGGTCAGCGCCGTGCATCCGACCTGGGAGGGCGAACTCAGCGTCGCGACCATCGGGTTCCTGGCGGACCACCAGGTCCAGGGCACCGTCGTGATACCCGGCGCGGTGTTCGCCGAAATGGCCGCCGCGGCTGCATACGAGACGTACGGAACTGCCTGCAGCGTGGACGATCTCGTGCTCCACCGTGCCCTCATCATCGACGACGCCTGCGACCCCCTCGTCAGGACCACGCTCGACGAGGACAAGGGCACCCTGGAGTTCGCCGCGTTCACGGCAACCGGGGACGGCGACTTCAAGTGGACGCTGACCGCGACCGCAGAACTCAACACCCTGCCCCCGTCACCCCCGTCGCGCCCGTACCCGAGCGAGATGAGCGGCACCTCGATGACCGGCGACGAGTTCTACGCCCGTACCCGGGAGATCGGATTCGGCTACGGCGACGCGTTCCGTGCCGTCACCAGCATCGTCGCCGGGGCCGAGTGGGCGGTGGCCGAGATCGACGTCCCCGCCGAGATCGTCGACGAACTCGACGCCTATCACTTCCACCCGGCGTTGGTGGACAGCGCCTTTCAGACGTTGTTCGGCACCAGGTTCGTCGGGGCCGACGGCGAAGGCAGTGCCGGCGGGACCTACCTCCCCACCCGGATCCGGCACAGCGCCGTCTACGGTCCGCCCGAGAAGAGCATGACGGTCCAGGTACGCGTCGTGTCGTCCACCGCGGAGGAGATCGAGAGCGACATCACGGTCGCCAACGGCCTCGGTGAGACCCTGGCCGTCTTCGACGGCTTCACCGTGCAGTCCCTGCAGGCGTCGTCCGCCATGTCGACCGAACGCATCGACAAGGGCCTCTACGAGATGCAGTGGATTCCCGGGTCGGGGGCTTCGGACGTCGACGAGACCTCGGACGGCACAGCCGATCTGGCCTGGCTGGTCCTCGCCGACGACACCGGGCTCGGCGCACTCGTCGCCGCCGACCTGCGGAGCCGGGGCCACCGGGTGAGCGAGGTCGCGCACCGCGCCGTCGACGAACTCACCGAGAGCCAGGACGGCTACGTCGTCGATCCGGCGCGGCCCGAACAGTTCCGCGCCCTCCTCGACGCCCACCTCGCGAAGGAGGGCGACCTCGCGGGCATCGTCGACTGCTGGGCCCTCGACGTTCCGGCCTCCCCGGTCGGCGTGAACGACGAGACGGCCCAGCGAGTCGGCGTCTTCGCGATCCTGCACCTCGTCACCGCGTTGGCCGAACTCGACACCGTCACCCCGCGGCTGCACCTGGTGACGGCGAACGCGCAACCGGCGCTGGGTACCGAGACCTTGGCGGTGGACCAGTCCGCGATCTGGGGGCTCGGACGCGTCGTCGGCCACCAGGAGTTCGCCGCGAACTGGGGTGGACTGATCGACGTCGATGAGGCCGACGACCGCGAACTCACCGCGTCCCGCATCTGCCGTCACCTCCTCGACGCCGACTCCGAGGACCAGGTCGCGATCCGCGGCGAGACGTCGCTGGTCCCGCGCCTGCGGCCGTGCGCCAACCTGACCCGACCGTTCCCCACCAAGCTCTCGGCCGACGCCACCTACGTCGTCACCGGTGGTTCCGGCGCGCTCGGCCGCACCGTGGCCGGCTACCTCGCCGAGCGCGGCGCGCGGCACATCGCGCTGCTGAGCCGGCGGGAGCTGCCGCCCCGAGCACAGTGGCCGGACCTCGAGCCGGAGCACCCGCACTTCCGGACCGTGGAGACCATCCGCTCGATCGAACGGCTCGGCGCCGAAGTGGTCTGCGCCAGTGTCGACGTCACCGACGCCGCCGGGGTCGAGACGTGGCTCGCCGACCACGTTCGCTCGGGCGGCCGGCCCGTCCGCGGCGTCGTCCACACCGCGGGATCGGTCGACGACCGCCTGCTGGTGAACACGACCGAAAGCGACTTCACGGCGGTGATGGCCCCGAAGGTCACCGGAACCCGGGTACTGCACCACGCCTTCGAGTGCCACGATCTGCAGTTCTTCGTCATGTTCGGGTCCGCGGGGTCGGTCGTCGCCTCCCCCGGGCAGGGCAACTACGCCGCCGCCAACGCGTTCCTCGACGCGTTCGCGTACTACCGCCGTGCCCAGGGGCTTCCCGCTCTCACCATCGGGTGGGGCCCGTGGTCGGTCGGAATGGTCGAAGAACTCAAGCTGGAGCGGATCTACGCCCAGCGCGGCATCGAACTCATCACCCCGCGGGCCGGCGCACGCATCCTCGACCGGCTCATCAACCAGAAGACGCCGACCGTCACCGCGATCACCGCCGACTGGGGCCGCGCGCGGCAGATGGGCCTCGCTGGCCAGCTGCCGCCGATGTTCTCCGAACTCGAGGTGCTCGAACCGTCTCTCGCCGACGGCGAGGCAGGATCGTCGATACTCGACGTCCTCGCCGAGACCCCGGAGGAAGGTCGACTCGACGTGGTCACCGAGCAGGTGCGCCGCAGCGTCGCGGCGATCTTCGACTGTGCGGTCGCCGAGGTCGAGGTCGACGAGACCCTCGACGACGTCGGCCTCGACTCGCTGATGGCGATGGAGTTCCGGATGCGCATCAACGCGATGTTCGCCATCGACATCCCGGTACTCGAGATCCTCAAGGGCGTGAGCGTGAACTCGCTCGCCGCCCGCGTGCTCGGCGAACTCGAACTGCCACGCGCCGGCGAGCTGTCGGCGCCTCCGGCCGACGACCCCGACTCGGCCGCCGACGTCGAGCAGCTCGTGGCCGGGCTCTCCGACGACGAACTCCGCGAACTGCTCGCCGAACTCGAGGCCGACGGGTCTTGACGAACCCCGACCAGTCGATTGCCGTGCAGGTGCGCGGCATGTCGAAGTCCTACGGGCGGTTGCATGCCGTCCGGGAACTGGATCTCGACGTCGCCTACGGCGAGGTGGTCGCCATCCTCGGGCCCAATGGCGCGGGCAAGACCACGACCATCGAGATCCTGGAGGGTCACCGTCGGCGCGACGCCGGGCACGTGCGCGTTCTCGGCGAGGACCCGGGCAACGCCGGCAGGGGCTGGCGGTCGAGGATCGGCATCGTGCTGCAGGAGGCCAGTGACTTCGGGATGCTCACCGTCGCCGAGACGGTGACGATGTTCGCCAAGTGCTACGGCCGGGTCCGGGAATCCGGGGAGGTGCTCGACCTGGTCGGTCTCGGCTCGACGTCCGGGTCGAAGGTCAGGACGCTGTCCGGTGGGCAGCGCCGCCGGCTCGACGTCGCCCTCGGCATCATCGCGATGCCCGAACTGCTGTTCCTGGACGAACCGACCACGGGATTCGATCCAGAGGCCCGACGCCAATTCTGGGACCTCATCAGGTTGTTGGCGCGCGACGGCACCACGATCGTGCTGACCACCCACTACCTGGAGGAAGCAGCGGCTCTGGCGGATCGCGTCGCGGTCATCGCCGGCGGCCGCGTGGTCGCGGTCGATTCGCCGACGCGGCTTACCGCACATGCGAACTCGGCCGCGACGGTTCGGTGGGTGCACGACGGCGAGGTCCACGTGGAGGAGACCCACCACCCGACCGAGTTGATCAGGCAGCGGTCCGCAGGCGGCGTCGAACTGGGACAGCTGACCGTCACCCGGCCGACGCTGGAAGACGCGTATCTGCGCCTGATCGGGCTGCAGTGATGGCCGCCGAGCGTGCCGACAACTCGACGCAGCCGCGGCACCGCGCCGACGCCGCGGAGTCCGCGCTCCCGTCCCCGCTGCGCATCGGGTTGTCGCGCGTCGTCCCCGAGTTGAAGATGTTCTACCGGCGGCCCGAACAGTTGGCCCTGACGTTCTCGATGCCCGCGGTCATCTGCATCCTGCTGGGCTCGATCTTCTCGGCGAAACTGCCCAACAGCGAGACCAGCACCGGCGCCGTGATCGCCGCGAGCATGCTCGCCTACGGGATTCTCTCCACGTCGTTCATCAACCTCGGCATCAGCATTGCCGCCGACCGCGAGAGCGGCGCGCTCCGTCGACTGCGCGGCACTCCCGCGACCGCGTCGTCCTACTTCATCGGCAAGGTGGCGCTGGTCGCCATCGCGAGCCTCGCCGAGGCCGTCATCCTGCTGCTGGTCGGAGTGTTCGTCTTCAAGCTCCGGTTGCCGACCGGCGTCTTCGAATGGTTCACCCTCGGTTGGGTTTTCGTCCTCGGCATCACCAGTTGCTCACTGCTGGGCATCTTCGTCAGCAACCTCGCCAGCAACGCGGTCTCCGCCGCCGTCATCACCAACGGCCCCGCGGTCGGCCTGCAGTTCCTGTCGGGCACCTACGTGCCGCTGATGGTGCTGCCCATGTGGATGCTCACCATCGGGTCCATCTTCCCGGTGAAGTGGATGGCCCAGGGGTTCCGGTCGGTGCTGCTGCCGCCGGAGATGGTCGTGTTCGAACCGGCGGGCACGTGGGAGCACGGGAGGATCTTCCTGGTGCTGACTGCCTGGAGCGTCCTGGGCTTGATCTGCTGCCTGCGCGTGTTCCGCTGGTCCGACAAGACCTGACGTCAGCCGAGATACTGCGCGGTGGTGCCGCCGACCGGCATCTCGGGCATGCCCAGCTTGCGGTGATCCCAGCTGCGCAGGCGCGACGGCACCACGCGAATGGCGATGCGGTTGTTCATCATCTGGTCGACGAACGGCTTCATCTCGTCGGTATAGGGCCCGGTGTAGCGCTCCCACACGCTGACCCCGACGCGGTGCAGCAGATCCGGGTCGTCGTCCACGATCTCGGCCGTGCCGTCGATGGAGACGCCGCGCAGGGTGTCGTACGTGAGGCCGTCCTCGATCATCACCGTGACGGTCGGGTCGCGCCGCAGGTTGACCGCCTTCTGAGACTTGGCCTTGGTCTCGAACCAGATCTCACCGTCGAGCACGGCGTACCACATGGCGACCAGGTGCGGCCGTCCGTTGGGCAGCACCGTCGCCATCGTCGCGGTCCTGCTGTGCTCGATGAACTCGGCGATCTGCTCGTCGGTCATCACGATCTTGCCGCGCTCGTTCTTTCCCATGATCAATCCTTACCAGGAGACCCTGCGCCGCCCGGCACGAGGACCTCCGCTGCCACGACCGTCACCGGGATGCCGTTGAGGGCGCCGTTGCCCGACGGCTCGTCGAGGAAGTCCGGCGGCGACAGGACGTTCGTGTTCACCCCGGGCGTGGAGTTGGCGACGCCCAGGCGCGTGCCCGCCTTGCCGTGTCCCCAGCCGTGGGGCATCGACACCACGCCCGGCTTGATCGCGTCGGTGACCTCGACCGCCACCTCGATGCGCCCGCCGGACGACTCGACCGCCACCAGTTCGCCGGTGTGCAGTCCACGGCGTGCCGCATCGTCGGTGTGCATCAGCAGGGTGCAGCGGTCCCGCCCCTTCATCAGCGGACCCACGTTGTGCAGCCAGGAGTTGTTGGACCGCAGGTGCCGTCGGCTCACCAGCACGAGGTCGTCCGGGTCGCGGGTGAGGCGCCGAGCAAGCCGGGGCAGGTCGTCGAGCAGGTACTCCGGTGCCAGGCGGATCTTCTGGTCGGCGGTGCCGAGCACCTCGGGCACTCGCGGGACCATGTGTCCGTAGTTGATGCCGTTGGGCGCTGCCTTCAGCTTCTCCAGCGTCAACCCGTCCGGGTTCTCCTCGTAGCGGTCGCCGAACGGCCCGGTGCGCAACGTCAGGTCCAGCGTCCGCTCGGGCCCGCCGTGGTCGTAGTGCTTGCGAATCTCGGCGCCGTCGAGCCCCTGGGTGAAGCACAGGTAGTCGAAGAACCCGTCGTCGATGGCGGCGACGTCGACGTCCTCCGCGGGTGTCCCGGTGCACAGCCCGGTGAGACGGATGAGGATCTCCCACTCGTCGCGCGCATCGGGGTCGGGCCTGCGGAACACCGGCGGCGAGTAGTTCGCCACGGAGTTGACCGCGAAGTTGAGGATGAGGTCGTCGTGGTGCGGCTGTTCCAGCGGTGACGGTCCGGGCAGGATCACGTCGGCATGGCGGGTGGTCTCGTTGAGCCACAGGTCGATCGAGATCATCGCCTCCAGCGTCGGCAGCGCCTCGTCGAGGAGGTGGCCTGCCGGCGTGGACAGCACGGGGTTGCCCGCCACGGTGATGAGCGCCTTGATCTGGCCCTCGCCGGGAGTGGCGATCTCCTCGGCCATGCACGACACCGGCACCTGCCCCAGCACCTCCTTGGCGCCGCGGACGCGGGTGCGGTACCGACCGAACTCCGGCACGCCGTCCTCGAGGCCGGGGATGGGTTGCACCGTCACCGACCACGCCGCCGGCGTCGGGAACATGGCGCCACCCGGCACGTCGAAGTGGCCGGTGAGCACGTTGACGACGTCGACGAGCCAGCTGGCCAGGCTGCCGAACTCCTGATTGCAGGTGCCGATCCGGCCGTAGACCACCGCGCGGGGTGTCGTCGCGAGTTCGCGTGCCAGCCCCCGAATCCGTTCGGCCGCAATGCCCGTCGCCTCGGAAACGCGTTCGGGCGCCCAGTCGGCGACCACCTGGCGGAGCACATCGACGCCGTCGAGGTACGGCTCGATCGTCCCGAGATTCACCAGCCCCTCGTCGAACAGCGTGTGCGCGACGCCGAGGAGCAACGCCGCGTCGGTTCCCGGGGTTATGGGCAGCCACGCGTCGGCGCGGTCGGCGGTCGCCGTGCGCACGGGATCGATGACGATGACCCTTCCCCGCTTGCGGATCGCGCCGATCAGACCCATGACGTCGGGTGCGGCCAACAGCGACCCCTGCGACGCGGCCGGGTTGGCGCCCATGACGACCAGCAGATCGGTGCGTTCGACGTCGGGCACGGGGAAGCTCCACCAGCCCCCGTACATCAGGTGTGACGAGAGATTCTTCGGCCACTGGTCGATGGTGCCGGGCGAGTACGTGATGGGCATGCCGGACATCCCGAGCAGGATCCCGGCGTAGCGCGCCAGTGAGAACGAGTGCGCCAGCGGGTTGCCGGTATAGGCGGTGACGGCGCCGATCCCGTGCTTCTCGATGACGGGTGCGAGTAGCTCGGTGCAGCGGCGGAAGGCGGTCGGCCAGTCGACCTCCTGCCACTCGCCGTCGACCTTGACCATCGGCATCCGGATCCGGTCGGGGTCTTCGTGCACAGCGCCGAGCGACGCGCCCTTGGGGCAGATGTGCCCGCGGCTCCACACGTCCTCCCGGTTGGGCCGGACCCCGGCGACGTGGCCGTCGCGAACCTGAATTTCCAACCCGCACATGGCTTCACACAGCGGGCAGGTGTAGAGGTGCAACCCGTCCTGGCCGACGAAGGCCAGTTCCCGGTTCAGTCCGTTCGTCATCGAAGTGCCTCTCGACGTCGTTTGGGTGACAGACGTTTGTCGTGACAGACTGTATCGACAACGCGAGCGGATGGAGGGCGAATGGCGGACGTCGACGCAGCGCCACGACACCGCAGGCAAGGTTCGCGCCGGGACCCGGCGATCGACGAGGCGGTGCTGGCCACCACCCGCACCCTGCTGATCGAGCGGGGATACGCCGCGACCACCATCGACCTGATCGCCGCAACGGCCGGTGTGAGCAGGCCGGCGATCTACCGGCGCTGGACCTCCAAGGCCCAACTGGTCCACGAGGCGGCGTTCCCCGACCTGGGGCCCGAGGCGCCCGAGAACGACTTCGCGGCCGAGGTCACCCGACTGTGCCGCGGCGCGATCCGCATGTACGGCGACCCGGTGGTGCGCGAGGCCATTCCCGGCGTGCTGGTCGATCTGCGTTCCGACCGGCGGATGCGCCGGCTGCTGAGCGACCGCCTGGAGGCCGCGGCACGCAGCCAGTTGGCCGAACGACTGGACGCCGCGGTGGACGAGGGCACGGCCCGAGCCGTGGACGCGGACACGCTGATGGACGTCATCGCGGGCGGCGCGTGGTACGCGGTGTGCGTGCGACGGGTCAAGGACACCGACCGCGCCGGACGCGACCTCGCCGAACTGGTGTTGCGCGGCGTGCTGAGGTGAGGGTTACGCGGTCCGGTCCAGCAGCGGCAGCAGCGCCTGGCGGCGAGCGCCGTTGACGTCGGCGAAGTAGCGCAGCCCTTCGCGAACGGAGCGCGCGACCGCGCAGTTGAGGTCTTCGCCCATCAGCCCGATGCCGTCGACGAGTTCCTCCGCGGCGACCAACACCCAGTCCACGCCGGCCGCCTGGCAGGCGTCGTCGACGAAGTAGAGCAGGTCGCGGCATTCCGGACTGGCG from Mycolicibacterium arabiense includes the following:
- a CDS encoding ABC transporter ATP-binding protein, which translates into the protein MSKSYGRLHAVRELDLDVAYGEVVAILGPNGAGKTTTIEILEGHRRRDAGHVRVLGEDPGNAGRGWRSRIGIVLQEASDFGMLTVAETVTMFAKCYGRVRESGEVLDLVGLGSTSGSKVRTLSGGQRRRLDVALGIIAMPELLFLDEPTTGFDPEARRQFWDLIRLLARDGTTIVLTTHYLEEAAALADRVAVIAGGRVVAVDSPTRLTAHANSAATVRWVHDGEVHVEETHHPTELIRQRSAGGVELGQLTVTRPTLEDAYLRLIGLQ
- a CDS encoding TetR/AcrR family transcriptional regulator yields the protein MADVDAAPRHRRQGSRRDPAIDEAVLATTRTLLIERGYAATTIDLIAATAGVSRPAIYRRWTSKAQLVHEAAFPDLGPEAPENDFAAEVTRLCRGAIRMYGDPVVREAIPGVLVDLRSDRRMRRLLSDRLEAAARSQLAERLDAAVDEGTARAVDADTLMDVIAGGAWYAVCVRRVKDTDRAGRDLAELVLRGVLR
- a CDS encoding anti-anti-sigma factor; this encodes MTTMIQDFSYGTSSNECDRALVRAYSRQLATVVSVSGGVDSDNWDFVAARVGRHVLEDDVLLDLGGVDAASPECRDLLYFVDDACQAAGVDWVLVAAEELVDGIGLMGEDLNCAVARSVREGLRYFADVNGARRQALLPLLDRTA
- a CDS encoding ABC transporter permease, which codes for MAAERADNSTQPRHRADAAESALPSPLRIGLSRVVPELKMFYRRPEQLALTFSMPAVICILLGSIFSAKLPNSETSTGAVIAASMLAYGILSTSFINLGISIAADRESGALRRLRGTPATASSYFIGKVALVAIASLAEAVILLLVGVFVFKLRLPTGVFEWFTLGWVFVLGITSCSLLGIFVSNLASNAVSAAVITNGPAVGLQFLSGTYVPLMVLPMWMLTIGSIFPVKWMAQGFRSVLLPPEMVVFEPAGTWEHGRIFLVLTAWSVLGLICCLRVFRWSDKT
- a CDS encoding type I polyketide synthase, coding for MKVPVKQDRPDREPLAIVGIGCRLPGDVGSPEDYWELLCNGTDATRVVPETRWTATRFYDSNPAKAGKMVTRRGGYLEEIDQFDAQFFGISPREANLLDPQQRLLLQTTWEALEDGGIPAQSLAGTEVGVFIGGFTLDYQLLQNQGTTSRFRFKTHSATGMMMTMLANRISYAFDLRGPSMSIDTACSSSLVAVHLAAQSIWNGECSLALAGGVNVIVGPNTAIAESKSGFLSADGRCKAFDESADGYARGEGGAVVVIKPLEQALHDGDRIYAQVLGSAVTQDGNTDGITVPSEDAQRSAITTALRRARVHPNEVGYVEAHGTGTPVGDPVELRALAGALASDRPATEPLIVGSVKTNIGHLEAGAGVAGLIKAALVLQHGHIPANLHFNNPTSVFAELNVDVPRSGRPFPVGERRIAGVNSFGFGGTNAHVVLAEPPTRQPQQPDDPGRQSAPTVLPISARSEDALVAVAQQLADHVRAHPDLTLADLGYNLSQRRSHLTYRRALIADGIDDALDQLDAIAAGGGHTSAGRTSATSPKLAFVCTGMGPQWWKMCRGLLDVYPVFTETVIACDRELSKYADWSLLEELRRDEADSRMGDTEIAQPANFAIQVALAAQLREFGIVPDAVVGHSAGEVAAHHLAGLLTFEQAVHVIYHRSRLQQRTSGLGRMLAVGLSAERLLRTVDPATHAEFGQRVSVAAINSPFAVTIAGDGDVLDEIARQLDEADVFNRYLPVAVPYHTHYMDTVKDDLLEAFDGLSSATATIPLYSTVTGEQLTDYSAGAAYWWQNTRATVLFEPAARRMLEDGYTHFVELGPHPVLASSIHEIAGTQAVSVLATQRRNGDDDRSLLECVGALHGNGHDLAWESLNPRRGANLVKLPSYPWQSKRFWNEPPEAAQDLHYEPVHRLLGQSVSAVHPTWEGELSVATIGFLADHQVQGTVVIPGAVFAEMAAAAAYETYGTACSVDDLVLHRALIIDDACDPLVRTTLDEDKGTLEFAAFTATGDGDFKWTLTATAELNTLPPSPPSRPYPSEMSGTSMTGDEFYARTREIGFGYGDAFRAVTSIVAGAEWAVAEIDVPAEIVDELDAYHFHPALVDSAFQTLFGTRFVGADGEGSAGGTYLPTRIRHSAVYGPPEKSMTVQVRVVSSTAEEIESDITVANGLGETLAVFDGFTVQSLQASSAMSTERIDKGLYEMQWIPGSGASDVDETSDGTADLAWLVLADDTGLGALVAADLRSRGHRVSEVAHRAVDELTESQDGYVVDPARPEQFRALLDAHLAKEGDLAGIVDCWALDVPASPVGVNDETAQRVGVFAILHLVTALAELDTVTPRLHLVTANAQPALGTETLAVDQSAIWGLGRVVGHQEFAANWGGLIDVDEADDRELTASRICRHLLDADSEDQVAIRGETSLVPRLRPCANLTRPFPTKLSADATYVVTGGSGALGRTVAGYLAERGARHIALLSRRELPPRAQWPDLEPEHPHFRTVETIRSIERLGAEVVCASVDVTDAAGVETWLADHVRSGGRPVRGVVHTAGSVDDRLLVNTTESDFTAVMAPKVTGTRVLHHAFECHDLQFFVMFGSAGSVVASPGQGNYAAANAFLDAFAYYRRAQGLPALTIGWGPWSVGMVEELKLERIYAQRGIELITPRAGARILDRLINQKTPTVTAITADWGRARQMGLAGQLPPMFSELEVLEPSLADGEAGSSILDVLAETPEEGRLDVVTEQVRRSVAAIFDCAVAEVEVDETLDDVGLDSLMAMEFRMRINAMFAIDIPVLEILKGVSVNSLAARVLGELELPRAGELSAPPADDPDSAADVEQLVAGLSDDELRELLAELEADGS
- a CDS encoding pyridoxamine 5'-phosphate oxidase family protein; amino-acid sequence: MGKNERGKIVMTDEQIAEFIEHSRTATMATVLPNGRPHLVAMWYAVLDGEIWFETKAKSQKAVNLRRDPTVTVMIEDGLTYDTLRGVSIDGTAEIVDDDPDLLHRVGVSVWERYTGPYTDEMKPFVDQMMNNRIAIRVVPSRLRSWDHRKLGMPEMPVGGTTAQYLG
- a CDS encoding molybdopterin-dependent oxidoreductase, with protein sequence MTNGLNRELAFVGQDGLHLYTCPLCEAMCGLEIQVRDGHVAGVRPNREDVWSRGHICPKGASLGAVHEDPDRIRMPMVKVDGEWQEVDWPTAFRRCTELLAPVIEKHGIGAVTAYTGNPLAHSFSLARYAGILLGMSGMPITYSPGTIDQWPKNLSSHLMYGGWWSFPVPDVERTDLLVVMGANPAASQGSLLAAPDVMGLIGAIRKRGRVIVIDPVRTATADRADAWLPITPGTDAALLLGVAHTLFDEGLVNLGTIEPYLDGVDVLRQVVADWAPERVSEATGIAAERIRGLARELATTPRAVVYGRIGTCNQEFGSLASWLVDVVNVLTGHFDVPGGAMFPTPAAWSVTVQPIPGLEDGVPEFGRYRTRVRGAKEVLGQVPVSCMAEEIATPGEGQIKALITVAGNPVLSTPAGHLLDEALPTLEAMISIDLWLNETTRHADVILPGPSPLEQPHHDDLILNFAVNSVANYSPPVFRRPDPDARDEWEILIRLTGLCTGTPAEDVDVAAIDDGFFDYLCFTQGLDGAEIRKHYDHGGPERTLDLTLRTGPFGDRYEENPDGLTLEKLKAAPNGINYGHMVPRVPEVLGTADQKIRLAPEYLLDDLPRLARRLTRDPDDLVLVSRRHLRSNNSWLHNVGPLMKGRDRCTLLMHTDDAARRGLHTGELVAVESSGGRIEVAVEVTDAIKPGVVSMPHGWGHGKAGTRLGVANSTPGVNTNVLSPPDFLDEPSGNGALNGIPVTVVAAEVLVPGGAGSPGKD